One part of the Mangrovibacillus cuniculi genome encodes these proteins:
- a CDS encoding class F sortase codes for MNKRKVWYGVVSVMILASCQVNAASPGKEESANGTPILTGEDLKGIPLADEFVILDKHREAVVKQAEAQKAVTIEPTRIEIEKINVSAEVSEVGILENGQMGVPEAMDEVGWFEPGAKPGEKGNAVLAGHVDSRSGPAIFFDLEKLEKGDEVKVTDNEGQTLTFVVTGKERYPYQDAPIGNIFGATDKRALNLITCIGTFNRDARTHEERLVVTTELKDPVVADRESSDVGYPSNVKVSGELVSWHAVRNDAIVGYRIYRKEDGGWKHIESVSAHERKSIHDANAEENTYAVTAIHVSGEESLRSAPSSLKR; via the coding sequence ATGAACAAGCGTAAGGTTTGGTACGGGGTAGTTAGTGTAATGATCTTGGCTTCATGCCAAGTTAATGCAGCGTCACCAGGAAAAGAAGAGAGTGCTAATGGAACACCCATTTTAACAGGAGAGGATTTAAAAGGAATCCCGCTAGCGGATGAGTTTGTTATTTTAGATAAACATCGTGAAGCGGTAGTGAAGCAAGCTGAAGCTCAAAAAGCTGTAACGATCGAGCCTACAAGGATTGAAATAGAAAAAATAAATGTTTCAGCAGAGGTTAGTGAAGTGGGAATTCTAGAAAATGGACAAATGGGTGTACCAGAAGCAATGGACGAAGTTGGCTGGTTTGAGCCGGGTGCGAAGCCAGGTGAGAAGGGGAATGCCGTACTTGCCGGGCATGTCGACAGTAGATCGGGTCCAGCGATCTTTTTTGACTTGGAAAAATTAGAGAAGGGCGATGAAGTGAAAGTCACAGACAACGAAGGCCAAACCTTAACGTTCGTCGTAACTGGTAAAGAGCGTTATCCTTATCAAGATGCGCCTATTGGTAACATCTTTGGTGCGACGGATAAACGTGCATTAAACCTAATTACCTGTATTGGTACTTTTAATCGAGATGCTAGGACGCATGAAGAACGCTTGGTTGTCACGACAGAGTTGAAAGACCCTGTAGTGGCTGATAGGGAAAGTAGCGATGTAGGTTACCCTTCTAATGTTAAAGTGAGCGGAGAATTAGTTTCTTGGCACGCAGTGAGGAATGACGCGATCGTTGGCTATCGAATTTACCGAAAAGAAGATGGTGGATGGAAGCATATCGAAAGTGTATCTGCTCACGAACGAAAAAGTATTCATGATGCAAATGCAGAAGAGAATACGTATGCTGTGACAGCTATTCATGTAAGTGGGGAGGAGTCTCTTCGTTCTGCGCCTTCTAGTTTGAAGAGGTAA